In one window of Ferriphaselus amnicola DNA:
- a CDS encoding OmpP1/FadL family transporter: protein MRHTSKSSILLVSLAWVLAIPSAVAGSGGFAVSESSVSGLGTAYAGTASAEDASTIYSNPAGMSHLHGSQFVVMASAVRPSASFTPNMTAANYAPLQTVGGNGGDPGGMNYIPALFLSSELSPTWHAGFGVNVPFGLQTDYGDTWVGRFQATKSAISTMNLNPALSWRATDALTLAAGLNYQSIKGELSNQVNYSALAGGGLGPNLQGITTMSGSDNAWGYNFGLMLDVTPQTRFGLAYRSAIKYTLSGTVSFTAVPPALAGLVSNAPATLALKVPDTLSLSLFHQMNDHWDVMADITRTGWSSVQSLVVRGANGVALSTTPENWRDTTRVAVGANYHYDTQRTARIGVAYDQTPVSDTFRTARMPDQNRIWLALGGQYKFDQNNALDVSYAHLFMANAPIADNKTATASGNLVGTFTSLSSNILGMQYSHGF from the coding sequence ATGCGACACACATCAAAAAGTTCGATCTTGCTGGTGAGTTTGGCATGGGTGTTAGCTATACCTTCGGCAGTCGCTGGTTCAGGTGGGTTCGCCGTGTCTGAATCCAGCGTTAGTGGTTTAGGTACGGCCTACGCAGGTACGGCCAGTGCCGAAGATGCCAGCACGATTTACTCCAACCCGGCGGGTATGAGTCATTTGCATGGTAGCCAGTTCGTGGTGATGGCGAGCGCCGTGCGACCTTCCGCTTCGTTCACACCCAACATGACCGCAGCGAATTACGCGCCATTGCAAACGGTGGGTGGTAATGGCGGTGATCCCGGTGGAATGAACTACATCCCCGCCCTGTTCTTATCGAGCGAGCTTTCCCCGACTTGGCACGCCGGTTTCGGGGTGAACGTCCCCTTTGGCTTGCAGACGGATTATGGCGATACTTGGGTGGGGCGCTTTCAGGCGACCAAATCTGCGATCTCCACCATGAATCTAAACCCGGCCCTATCTTGGCGGGCAACCGATGCATTGACGCTGGCGGCTGGATTGAATTACCAGAGCATTAAGGGCGAGTTGAGCAATCAGGTGAATTACAGCGCACTGGCTGGCGGTGGATTGGGACCAAACTTGCAAGGTATAACTACCATGAGTGGCAGCGACAACGCTTGGGGATACAACTTTGGCTTGATGCTGGACGTCACACCGCAGACCCGATTCGGCTTGGCTTATCGCTCCGCCATCAAGTACACCCTCAGTGGCACGGTCAGTTTTACTGCTGTGCCGCCCGCGCTGGCAGGTTTAGTGAGTAACGCTCCCGCGACGCTGGCGCTCAAAGTGCCTGATACGCTGTCGCTTAGCTTGTTTCACCAGATGAACGATCACTGGGATGTGATGGCTGACATCACCCGTACTGGCTGGAGTTCTGTGCAGAGTCTGGTCGTGCGGGGTGCGAATGGAGTAGCACTCTCCACAACACCGGAAAATTGGCGTGATACCACGCGAGTGGCGGTCGGAGCCAACTACCACTACGACACACAGCGCACCGCCCGTATCGGGGTGGCTTACGATCAGACGCCTGTATCTGATACGTTCCGCACTGCTCGTATGCCCGATCAAAATCGCATCTGGCTGGCGCTGGGTGGCCAATACAAGTTTGATCAGAATAATGCGCTGGATGTGAGTTACGCCCATTTGTTCATGGCCAATGCGCCGATCGCCGACAATAAAACCGCTACAGCATCGGGTAATCTGGTGGGAACGTTCACTTCGCTGTCGTCGAACATTCTGGGAATGCAATACAGTCACGGTTTCTGA
- a CDS encoding 3-hydroxyacyl-CoA dehydrogenase/enoyl-CoA hydratase family protein, translating to MKSGFFIRRAAVLGAGVMGAQIAAHLANAGVQTLLFELPAEGSLRSGGEPTGVLLAGAAEGDSNANVVKALDVLKNLDPAPLASPAKLAIIQPANYADHLDKLRGCDLVIEAIAEKLEWKSDLYRKVAPYLGERAIFASNTSGLSINTLAQAFPEQLRHRFCGIHFFNPPRYMHLVELIASRDTEAAMLDQLETFLVSSLGKGVVRAKDTPSFIANRIGVFSMRATQHHAQTFGLSFDTVDALTGRYLGRPKSATFRTLDVVGLDIFAHVVAMMRETLRDDPWHAMFALPDWFERLVAEGALGQKSKRGVYLKVGKDIHVLDRHSGEYRLSAGKAADEVQNILRERDWTRKLSALHASNHPQAQFLWAVFRDVFHYCAWQLEHIADNARDLDFAMRWGFGWDRGPFEIWQAAGWQQVAGWISEDIAAGRALANVPLPGWALEADRTGVHTQEGSYAPVDASQQPRSTLPVYRRQLFPAQLYGETSQYGETIFETEDARLWHMGDDIAILSFHSKMHTIGSGVLDAIQRAVDEAEAHFSGLVIWQAEPPFSVGANLLQVMQGVREDPPEAGLLGKLKQVASRVKYTVAGGGGVGELLDAAVGNVPRVEEVVAQFQRTTMRLKYAQVPVIAAVDGLAMGGGCEVAIHCARIVATLESYIGLVEIGVGLLPAGGGCKEMALRAAQAAQGGDVFHFLKRNFTQIAMSDVSKSAEMARELGYLRPGDHIVMNRYELLHVAKQEIAALAATAYRPPQAELFPVAGRSALATLKVGIVNMLEGGFISEHDHDIASRIAEVMCGGDVDAGTRVDEQWLLDLERRHFMELLATDKTQARIEHMLKHSKPLRN from the coding sequence ATGAAATCAGGTTTCTTTATTCGCCGTGCGGCGGTGCTGGGAGCGGGAGTGATGGGCGCGCAGATCGCGGCGCATCTGGCCAATGCCGGTGTGCAGACGCTGCTGTTCGAGCTTCCTGCGGAAGGTTCGCTGCGTAGCGGCGGGGAACCCACCGGCGTACTCCTTGCGGGTGCTGCCGAGGGCGATTCGAATGCCAATGTGGTCAAGGCATTGGATGTCTTGAAAAATCTCGACCCCGCGCCGCTGGCTAGTCCTGCCAAGCTGGCTATCATCCAGCCAGCTAACTATGCCGACCATCTGGACAAGTTGCGCGGCTGCGATCTGGTGATCGAGGCCATCGCCGAGAAGCTGGAGTGGAAGTCCGATCTCTACCGCAAGGTCGCACCTTACCTCGGCGAACGTGCCATCTTCGCCAGCAATACCTCTGGCTTGTCCATCAACACGCTGGCGCAGGCATTCCCTGAACAGCTTCGCCACCGTTTTTGCGGCATCCATTTCTTCAACCCGCCGCGTTACATGCATCTGGTCGAGCTGATCGCCAGCCGTGACACGGAAGCAGCGATGCTCGACCAGCTCGAAACCTTCCTTGTTTCCTCGTTGGGCAAGGGCGTGGTGCGCGCCAAGGACACGCCTAGCTTCATCGCCAATCGCATTGGCGTATTTTCCATGCGCGCCACCCAGCATCACGCGCAGACGTTCGGGCTGAGCTTCGACACTGTGGATGCGCTGACCGGGCGCTACCTTGGTCGTCCCAAGAGTGCCACCTTCCGCACACTGGATGTGGTTGGCCTCGATATCTTCGCTCACGTTGTCGCCATGATGCGTGAGACGCTGCGCGACGATCCTTGGCATGCGATGTTCGCGCTGCCGGACTGGTTCGAGCGGCTGGTGGCGGAAGGCGCGCTGGGGCAGAAGAGCAAGCGCGGCGTCTATCTCAAGGTTGGCAAGGATATCCACGTGCTCGACCGACACAGCGGCGAGTATCGGCTGTCCGCAGGCAAAGCGGCGGACGAGGTGCAGAACATTCTGCGCGAGCGCGACTGGACTCGGAAATTGTCCGCGCTGCATGCCAGTAACCATCCGCAGGCGCAGTTCCTGTGGGCGGTGTTCCGCGACGTGTTTCACTATTGCGCCTGGCAGCTCGAACACATCGCCGACAACGCCCGTGACCTTGATTTCGCCATGCGCTGGGGCTTTGGCTGGGATAGAGGGCCATTCGAGATATGGCAGGCGGCGGGCTGGCAGCAAGTGGCCGGCTGGATTTCCGAGGACATCGCCGCAGGCCGTGCACTGGCTAACGTGCCATTGCCGGGCTGGGCGCTGGAAGCGGATCGGACGGGCGTGCATACACAAGAAGGATCCTATGCGCCTGTGGACGCCAGTCAGCAGCCTCGTTCTACGCTCCCCGTCTATCGCCGCCAGCTTTTCCCCGCCCAACTCTATGGCGAGACGAGCCAGTACGGCGAAACCATCTTCGAGACGGAGGATGCGCGGCTGTGGCACATGGGCGACGACATCGCCATTCTCAGCTTTCATTCCAAGATGCACACCATCGGCAGTGGCGTATTGGACGCCATTCAGCGTGCGGTGGACGAGGCCGAGGCGCATTTCAGCGGGCTGGTGATCTGGCAGGCCGAGCCGCCGTTCTCGGTGGGCGCGAATCTGTTGCAAGTGATGCAAGGCGTGCGCGAGGATCCGCCCGAAGCCGGTCTGCTCGGTAAGCTCAAGCAAGTCGCCAGCCGAGTCAAATACACCGTGGCGGGTGGCGGTGGGGTGGGTGAGCTGCTTGATGCAGCTGTCGGCAACGTGCCGCGCGTGGAAGAAGTCGTCGCCCAATTCCAGCGCACCACGATGCGCCTCAAGTACGCGCAGGTGCCGGTGATCGCGGCAGTGGATGGCCTGGCGATGGGCGGTGGCTGCGAAGTGGCTATTCACTGCGCGCGCATCGTTGCCACGCTGGAAAGCTATATCGGGCTGGTCGAGATCGGCGTCGGCTTGCTGCCAGCGGGCGGCGGCTGTAAAGAAATGGCGCTGCGCGCTGCGCAGGCTGCCCAAGGTGGCGACGTGTTTCATTTCCTCAAACGTAATTTCACGCAGATCGCCATGAGCGACGTTTCAAAAAGTGCCGAAATGGCGCGCGAACTGGGCTATCTGCGTCCCGGCGATCACATCGTGATGAATCGTTACGAGCTGCTGCACGTCGCCAAGCAAGAGATTGCCGCGCTTGCCGCTACGGCTTACCGTCCGCCACAAGCCGAGCTGTTCCCCGTCGCAGGGCGCAGTGCATTGGCGACGCTCAAGGTGGGCATCGTGAACATGCTCGAAGGTGGCTTCATCTCCGAGCACGACCACGACATCGCCAGCCGCATCGCCGAAGTGATGTGTGGCGGCGACGTGGATGCGGGCACGCGGGTGGATGAACAATGGCTGCTCGACCTCGAACGCCGCCATTTCATGGAGCTGCTCGCCACCGACAAGACTCAGGCGCGTATCGAACACATGCTGAAACACAGCAAACCGTTGAGGAATTGA
- a CDS encoding acetyl-CoA C-acyltransferase, with translation MNRQIQEAYIVAATRTPVGKAPRGMFHATRPDDLLAHVLRSVLAQAPSLDPAAIADVVVGCAMPEAEQGLNVARMALLLAGLPNSVPGVTVNRFCASGLEAVAQAANRIRLGEAEVVLAGGVESMSLVPMGGHQPSYNPAVFAGSEHLGIAYGMGLTAEKVAARWQVSREAQDEFALCSHQRALAAQANGEFVAEISPFRIEERTADLLTRLASLKVRDVAQDEGPRADTSLEALAKLKPAFAREGSVTAGNSSQMSDGAAAVLLCSEAALKRYDLTPLARFVSYSVAGVEPSIMGIGPKEAIPRALAQAGLALGDMDWIELNEAFAAQALAVMQEVSLDPAKVNPLGGAIALGHPLGATGAIRTATLLHGLRRRQQRYGMVTMCIGTGMGAAGIFESL, from the coding sequence ATGAACAGACAGATTCAGGAAGCCTACATCGTTGCCGCAACGCGCACGCCGGTGGGTAAAGCGCCGCGCGGGATGTTCCACGCGACTCGTCCAGACGACTTGCTGGCGCATGTGTTGCGCAGCGTGTTGGCGCAAGCGCCGTCACTTGATCCTGCGGCGATCGCCGATGTGGTGGTTGGCTGCGCCATGCCGGAAGCGGAGCAAGGTTTGAACGTGGCGCGCATGGCGTTGTTGCTGGCTGGGTTGCCGAATAGCGTGCCGGGCGTGACGGTGAATCGCTTCTGCGCGTCTGGGCTGGAGGCGGTGGCGCAGGCGGCCAATCGTATCCGCTTGGGTGAAGCGGAGGTGGTGCTGGCGGGCGGGGTCGAAAGCATGAGTCTGGTGCCGATGGGCGGCCACCAGCCGTCTTACAATCCTGCGGTGTTTGCGGGTAGCGAGCATCTCGGCATCGCCTACGGAATGGGGCTGACGGCGGAAAAAGTGGCGGCGCGCTGGCAGGTGTCGCGCGAGGCGCAAGACGAATTCGCGCTGTGCAGCCATCAGCGTGCCTTGGCAGCGCAGGCCAACGGCGAGTTTGTCGCCGAGATTTCACCCTTTCGCATCGAAGAAAGAACGGCTGATCTGCTGACCCGGCTAGCCTCGCTCAAGGTGCGTGACGTGGCGCAGGACGAAGGTCCGCGCGCCGATACCTCGCTGGAAGCCTTGGCAAAACTTAAACCGGCGTTTGCTCGCGAGGGTTCCGTGACGGCGGGCAATAGCTCGCAGATGTCGGACGGCGCAGCGGCGGTGCTGCTGTGTTCGGAAGCGGCGCTGAAGCGCTATGATCTGACGCCGCTGGCGCGCTTCGTCAGCTATAGCGTAGCGGGCGTGGAACCTTCGATCATGGGCATCGGCCCGAAAGAGGCGATCCCGCGTGCATTGGCGCAGGCTGGGTTGGCACTTGGCGATATGGACTGGATCGAGCTGAACGAGGCGTTCGCCGCGCAGGCGCTGGCGGTGATGCAGGAGGTCAGTCTTGATCCCGCCAAAGTCAATCCGCTGGGTGGGGCGATCGCGCTGGGTCATCCGCTGGGCGCGACTGGCGCGATCCGCACTGCGACCTTGCTGCACGGCCTGCGCCGTCGCCAACAGCGCTATGGCATGGTGACCATGTGCATCGGCACGGGCATGGGCGCGGCGGGGATTTTCGAGTCACTTTGA
- a CDS encoding ATP-grasp domain-containing protein: protein MISSEWILGEDVVDEMQVMSLNAESRSALIDRAALESQLQQAGIAELVAERCPHLYSDVMVFASATQVEQMRAVIAAVERVVSLPGWSAVASSSGAQGVFFGYDFHLNADGAHLIEINTNAGGGFLNALLLESQQAPVLPGTSLAVPHPEQVFLEMFLNEWRRARGDVPLKTVAIVDEQPESQYLYPEFLLAKAMFERAGITAMIADPSAFELRSDGLYLGAAKIDLIYNRLTDFSLASTPNLLEAMSAGRVVLTPHPEAYARYADKRNLARLTDAVALHALGADVADIAMLQAGVPQTLMVKPEMEEQLWAERKQWFFKPNSGYGSKGAYRGDKLTKRVFAEILQGDYVAQRLAVPGERLVPQAEGDAALKYDVRCYVYDGQIQLVAARLYQGQTTNFRTPGGGFGCVRSLT from the coding sequence TTGATAAGTAGCGAGTGGATTTTGGGTGAAGACGTGGTGGATGAGATGCAGGTGATGTCGTTGAATGCCGAGAGTCGGTCGGCGCTGATCGATCGGGCGGCGCTGGAGTCGCAGTTGCAACAGGCGGGGATCGCGGAGTTGGTCGCTGAACGCTGCCCACATTTGTACTCAGATGTGATGGTGTTTGCCTCGGCAACTCAGGTGGAGCAGATGCGCGCGGTGATTGCGGCCGTGGAGCGCGTGGTGAGCTTGCCGGGGTGGTCGGCGGTGGCGTCTTCGAGCGGCGCTCAAGGCGTGTTCTTCGGTTACGACTTTCACCTCAATGCCGACGGCGCGCACTTGATCGAGATCAACACCAATGCGGGCGGCGGTTTTCTGAATGCCTTGTTGCTTGAGAGCCAGCAGGCACCGGTGCTTCCCGGTACGTCGCTGGCAGTGCCTCACCCCGAGCAGGTTTTCCTTGAGATGTTTCTGAACGAGTGGCGGCGGGCGCGGGGTGATGTGCCGCTCAAGACGGTGGCCATTGTGGACGAACAGCCTGAGTCGCAATACCTCTATCCCGAATTCTTGCTGGCTAAGGCGATGTTCGAGCGGGCGGGCATCACAGCGATGATCGCTGATCCGTCGGCCTTTGAGTTGCGCAGCGACGGTCTGTATCTCGGGGCCGCTAAGATCGATCTGATCTACAACCGGCTGACCGATTTCTCGCTGGCAAGCACCCCCAACTTGCTCGAGGCGATGTCGGCTGGGCGCGTGGTGCTGACACCCCATCCCGAGGCGTATGCCCGCTATGCCGATAAGCGTAATCTGGCGCGGCTAACAGATGCGGTTGCGTTGCACGCGCTGGGTGCGGATGTTGCTGACATCGCCATGCTGCAAGCAGGTGTGCCGCAGACATTGATGGTAAAACCTGAGATGGAGGAGCAGCTCTGGGCCGAGCGCAAGCAGTGGTTCTTCAAGCCCAATAGTGGCTACGGTAGTAAGGGCGCGTATCGTGGCGACAAGCTGACTAAGCGGGTGTTCGCTGAGATATTGCAAGGCGACTACGTCGCGCAGCGGCTGGCTGTGCCCGGTGAGCGCCTTGTCCCGCAAGCGGAGGGCGATGCCGCGCTCAAATACGATGTGCGTTGTTACGTCTATGACGGCCAGATCCAGTTGGTCGCGGCGCGGCTCTATCAGGGCCAGACCACCAATTTCCGCACGCCGGGAGGTGGGTTCGGTTGTGTGCGTAGTCTGACGTGA
- a CDS encoding Mth938-like domain-containing protein yields MKLHLTKTGNQNTFTGHGPGYVAVNGLHYEQALVVMAGQVRTDWNVSDFDALTEAHFDYFLELKPEVLLLGTGNQQRFPHPRLYRRLIEAGIGIECMDTAAVCRTYSILVAEDRHVIAAVLMR; encoded by the coding sequence ATGAAGCTACATCTCACCAAAACCGGCAATCAAAACACCTTCACCGGACACGGCCCAGGCTACGTTGCCGTCAACGGCCTGCACTACGAACAAGCACTGGTGGTCATGGCTGGACAGGTGCGTACAGACTGGAACGTGAGCGACTTCGACGCACTCACCGAAGCCCATTTCGACTACTTTCTGGAACTAAAACCGGAAGTCCTGCTGCTCGGCACCGGCAACCAACAACGCTTCCCGCACCCGCGTCTGTATCGCCGCCTGATCGAGGCGGGCATCGGCATCGAGTGCATGGACACCGCAGCCGTCTGCCGCACCTACAGCATCCTCGTCGCCGAAGACCGCCACGTCATCGCCGCCGTTCTGATGCGTTAA
- a CDS encoding pyridoxal phosphate-dependent aminotransferase, which produces MQANNDPVSRPVLKSAKLANVCYDIRGPVMARAKQMEEEGHRIIKLNIGNLAPFGFDAPEEIQQDVIFNLPNSSGYSDSKGLFAARKAIMHYTQQKGIKGVGLEDIFIGNGASELIVMAMQGLLNTGDEVLVPAPDYPLWTAAVTLAGGTARHYICDEANEWMPDLADIRSKITPNTRAIVIINPNNPTGALYSDALLHDIIQIAREHNLIIFADEIYDKMLYDAAMHTSIASLADDVLFVTLNGLSKNYRACGYRSGWMVVSGNKKPAQDYIDGLTILASMRLCSNVPGQYAIQTALGGYQSINDLVAPGGRLAKQRDLAYKLLTEIPGVTCVKPKAALYLFPKLDPKMYPIEDDQKFILELLETEKVLVVQGSGFNWKSPDHLRIVFLPNSDDLTDAISRIARFLESYRKRHGSN; this is translated from the coding sequence ATGCAAGCCAATAACGATCCCGTCTCGCGCCCAGTGCTGAAATCTGCCAAGCTGGCCAACGTCTGCTACGACATTCGCGGCCCTGTCATGGCGCGAGCCAAGCAGATGGAGGAAGAAGGTCATCGCATCATCAAGCTGAACATCGGGAATCTGGCGCCGTTCGGCTTTGATGCGCCGGAAGAGATCCAGCAGGATGTGATCTTCAATCTGCCGAATTCCTCTGGCTATTCCGATTCCAAAGGGCTGTTCGCTGCACGCAAGGCCATCATGCACTACACCCAGCAGAAGGGCATCAAGGGTGTGGGTCTGGAAGATATTTTCATCGGCAACGGCGCATCCGAGCTGATCGTGATGGCGATGCAGGGCTTACTCAATACCGGCGACGAAGTGCTGGTGCCTGCGCCTGACTATCCGCTGTGGACGGCGGCAGTGACGCTGGCCGGTGGTACGGCGCGTCATTACATCTGCGACGAGGCGAACGAGTGGATGCCGGATCTGGCTGACATCCGCAGCAAGATCACGCCGAACACACGCGCCATCGTCATCATCAACCCGAACAATCCGACCGGCGCGTTGTATTCCGACGCGCTGCTGCACGACATCATCCAGATCGCCCGCGAGCACAATCTCATCATCTTCGCCGACGAGATCTACGACAAGATGTTGTACGACGCAGCGATGCACACTTCCATCGCCTCGCTGGCGGACGACGTGCTGTTCGTCACGCTCAACGGCCTGTCCAAGAACTACCGCGCTTGCGGCTACCGCTCGGGCTGGATGGTGGTCTCCGGCAACAAGAAACCGGCGCAAGACTACATCGACGGGTTGACCATACTTGCTTCGATGCGCCTGTGCTCCAACGTGCCGGGGCAGTACGCGATCCAGACGGCGCTGGGCGGTTATCAGAGCATCAACGATCTGGTCGCGCCCGGCGGACGTCTAGCCAAACAGCGCGATCTCGCGTACAAGCTTCTGACCGAGATTCCCGGCGTGACCTGCGTCAAACCGAAGGCGGCGCTGTATCTGTTCCCCAAGCTCGACCCCAAGATGTACCCCATCGAAGACGACCAGAAGTTCATCCTCGAACTCTTGGAAACCGAGAAGGTGCTGGTGGTGCAGGGTAGCGGTTTCAATTGGAAGAGCCCCGATCATTTGCGCATTGTGTTCTTGCCCAATTCAGATGACTTGACCGATGCGATCAGCCGCATCGCACGCTTTCTGGAAAGCTATCGCAAGCGTCACGGTTCAAATTAA
- a CDS encoding homoserine dehydrogenase, which translates to MKTSKASFGEGSPEHSEGYAATKPINVGLLGIGTVGGGTFTVLQRNAEEITRRAGRPIRITVVADRNLELANKVTGGACRVTDDAFSVVADPEVDIVIELIGGYGVAKELVMKAIANGKHVVTANKALLATHGNEIFKAAQDKNVMVAFEAAVAGGIPIIKAVREGLTANRIEWIAGIINGTTNFILSEMRDKGLSFDTVLKEAQRLGYAEADPTFDIEGVDAAHKITILSALAFGTPVQFNKAYIEGISKLDAADIKYAEQLGYRIKLLGITKRTPEGVELRVHPTLIPAKRLIANVEGAMNAVLVQGDAVGATLYYGKGAGAEPTASAVIADLVDVTRMHTADPENRVPHLAFQPNAMADLPILAMDDVTTSYYLRLRVQDQPGVLADITRILADEQISIDAVIQKEPGEGETQTDLIMLTHQTREKRINAAIVKIEALGVVAGKVTKLRLEELGK; encoded by the coding sequence ATGAAAACGAGCAAAGCGAGTTTCGGTGAAGGCTCACCTGAGCATAGCGAAGGTTATGCCGCAACCAAACCAATCAATGTAGGCCTGTTAGGCATCGGCACCGTCGGTGGTGGCACATTCACCGTATTGCAGCGCAACGCGGAAGAGATCACTCGCCGTGCCGGTCGTCCCATCCGCATCACCGTGGTGGCGGATCGCAATCTGGAGCTGGCCAACAAGGTGACTGGTGGCGCTTGCCGCGTGACGGATGATGCTTTTTCTGTGGTGGCCGACCCTGAAGTGGACATCGTCATCGAACTGATCGGCGGCTACGGTGTGGCCAAAGAGCTGGTGATGAAGGCGATTGCGAATGGCAAGCATGTCGTCACGGCGAATAAGGCGCTGCTGGCGACGCACGGCAACGAGATATTCAAGGCGGCGCAAGACAAGAACGTGATGGTCGCGTTCGAGGCGGCGGTCGCGGGCGGCATCCCCATCATCAAGGCGGTGCGCGAAGGGCTGACCGCCAATCGCATCGAGTGGATCGCCGGCATCATCAACGGCACCACCAACTTCATCTTGTCCGAGATGCGCGACAAGGGCCTGAGCTTCGACACCGTGCTGAAAGAAGCGCAACGTCTGGGTTACGCCGAAGCTGATCCGACCTTCGATATCGAAGGCGTGGACGCCGCGCACAAGATCACCATTCTGTCCGCGCTCGCCTTCGGCACGCCGGTGCAGTTCAACAAGGCTTACATCGAAGGCATCTCCAAGCTGGACGCCGCCGACATCAAGTACGCCGAACAACTGGGCTACCGAATCAAGCTGCTGGGCATCACCAAACGCACGCCGGAAGGGGTGGAGCTGCGCGTGCATCCGACGCTGATCCCGGCCAAGCGCCTGATCGCCAATGTCGAAGGCGCGATGAACGCCGTGCTGGTGCAGGGCGACGCCGTCGGCGCGACACTGTATTACGGCAAAGGAGCAGGGGCCGAACCGACCGCCAGCGCTGTCATTGCTGACTTGGTGGACGTGACCCGCATGCACACCGCCGACCCAGAGAATCGCGTGCCGCATCTGGCCTTCCAGCCCAATGCCATGGCCGATCTGCCGATTCTGGCGATGGACGACGTGACGACCAGCTACTACCTGCGCCTGCGTGTGCAAGACCAGCCCGGCGTGTTGGCCGACATCACCCGCATCTTGGCCGACGAGCAAATCTCCATCGACGCCGTGATCCAAAAAGAACCCGGCGAAGGCGAAACCCAGACCGACCTCATCATGCTGACCCACCAGACCCGCGAGAAACGTATAAATGCAGCGATTGTTAAGATTGAAGCGCTGGGTGTGGTGGCAGGGAAAGTGACGAAGTTGAGGCTGGAAGAGCTGGGAAAGTAA
- the thrC gene encoding threonine synthase — MKYISTRGNSPAKTFTEILLGGLAPDGGLYLPEHYPQVTRAELDAWRNLSYADLAFEVLSKFATDIPVDDLRAIISKTYTAEVYCNGRADSNAADVTPLRKVTDGVYILELSNGPTLAFKDMAMQLLGNLFEYALAKDHAELNILGATSGDTGSAAEYAMRGKRGIRVFMLSPNGKMSSFQRAQMYSLQDPNIFNIAVNGMFDDAQDLVKAVSNDHAYKAAHKIGTVNSINWGRVSAQIVYYFKGYFAATKSNDEQVAFSVPSGNFGNICAGHIARMMGLPIGQLILATNENDVLDEFFRTGVYRPRGTAHTYETSSPSMDISKASNFERFVFDLVGRDGAKVREFWSKVDAGAAPDAAAFTIKGTDYWHALPKFHFSSGKSTHEDRLKTIREMWEEYGVMVDTHTADGLKVGLEQRRPSLPLICLETALPAKFEETIVEALGRQPERPAALEGIEDLPQRCVKMDADVAILKAFISANVPA; from the coding sequence ATGAAATACATCTCCACACGCGGCAATAGCCCCGCCAAAACCTTTACCGAAATTCTGCTCGGCGGGCTCGCACCGGATGGCGGGCTGTATCTGCCGGAGCACTATCCGCAGGTGACGCGAGCTGAGTTGGATGCTTGGCGCAATCTGTCCTATGCCGATCTCGCGTTCGAGGTGCTGTCCAAGTTCGCTACCGACATTCCGGTGGATGACCTGCGCGCCATCATCAGCAAGACCTACACCGCCGAGGTGTATTGCAATGGCCGTGCCGACAGCAATGCTGCCGATGTCACGCCGCTGCGCAAGGTGACGGACGGTGTGTACATTCTGGAGCTGTCCAACGGTCCGACGCTGGCGTTCAAAGACATGGCGATGCAGTTGCTGGGCAATCTGTTCGAGTACGCGTTGGCGAAAGACCATGCTGAGTTGAACATCCTCGGTGCGACTTCGGGTGACACCGGTTCTGCGGCGGAATACGCGATGCGCGGCAAGCGCGGCATCCGCGTGTTCATGCTGTCGCCGAACGGCAAAATGTCGTCGTTTCAACGTGCGCAGATGTATTCGCTGCAAGATCCGAACATCTTCAACATCGCTGTCAACGGCATGTTCGACGATGCGCAGGATCTGGTGAAGGCGGTGTCGAATGACCATGCTTACAAAGCTGCGCACAAGATCGGTACGGTGAACTCCATTAACTGGGGGCGCGTGTCGGCGCAGATCGTGTACTACTTCAAGGGCTATTTCGCTGCGACGAAGTCCAACGATGAGCAGGTGGCGTTCTCGGTGCCGTCCGGCAACTTCGGCAACATCTGCGCAGGCCACATCGCGCGCATGATGGGTTTGCCTATCGGCCAGTTGATCTTGGCGACCAACGAGAACGACGTGCTGGACGAGTTCTTTCGCACCGGTGTGTATCGTCCACGCGGCACGGCGCACACTTATGAGACCAGCAGTCCGTCGATGGATATTTCCAAGGCATCCAACTTCGAGCGCTTCGTGTTCGATCTGGTCGGGCGCGACGGCGCGAAAGTACGCGAATTCTGGAGCAAGGTAGATGCGGGTGCGGCACCTGACGCAGCCGCGTTCACCATCAAGGGCACGGATTATTGGCACGCGTTGCCGAAGTTCCACTTTTCTTCCGGCAAGAGCACGCACGAAGATCGCCTCAAGACCATCCGCGAGATGTGGGAGGAATACGGCGTAATGGTTGATACGCATACGGCCGATGGCCTCAAGGTCGGCCTAGAGCAACGCCGCCCCAGCTTGCCACTGATCTGCTTGGAAACCGCGCTGCCCGCTAAATTCGAAGAAACCATCGTCGAAGCCTTGGGTCGTCAGCCCGAACGTCCCGCCGCACTGGAAGGCATCGAAGACCTGCCGCAACGCTGTGTGAAAATGGATGCGGACGTGGCGATACTGAAGGCGTTCATTTCGGCGAACGTGCCGGCGTAA